The following proteins come from a genomic window of Sander vitreus isolate 19-12246 chromosome 14, sanVit1, whole genome shotgun sequence:
- the LOC144528800 gene encoding sodium-dependent neutral amino acid transporter B(0)AT1-like isoform X2, translating into MRLVLPNPGLDLRIPNYEDLDRMETEVADNRPKWDNKAQYILTCVGFCIGLGNVWRFPYLCQSHGGGAFLIPYLILLVLEGMPLLLLEFAIGQRLRKGSVGVWRAISPYLTGVGVASMLVSLLIGLYYNTLIAWILWYLFNSFQDPLPWTQCPLNDNGTGFVPDCQRSSTVDYYFYRVTLNSSASIADSGGIQWPIVLCLLTAWTVIALCCIRGIGTSGKAVYVTAILPYIVLAIFLIRGLTLKGALTGLKFLFTPEVDELMNPTTWLDAGAQVFYAFGVGWGGLISFSSYNPVHNNCMQDAVILSVVTGLTSIYAATVTYTIIGFRATEKYDSCISNNIMTLLNAFELPEDSISTSNYDAAFNHLNSSSPDIILGLDIKICDLQTLLSEGVEGTGLAFIVFTEAITQMPGSPAWSVLFFIMLLCLGISTLFGNIEGVVVPLKDLNVFPKKWPNEAQTGVTCAVAFVISLLFAQHSGIYWVTLFDNFAGSVPLLTIGFFEMIAVVYIYGIDRFNEDLEFMVGHKPSIFWQVTWRFISPLIVLVILVFYLVTRVQEELTYLVWDPNSVKFPSLASVPYPSWIYVIIFLLAGVPSLAVPVYALCRLVFVCCKKK; encoded by the exons ATGCGACTGGTACTTCCTAACCCAGGCCTGGATCTCCGGATCCCTAACTATGAGGACCTGGACAGGATGGAGACAGAGGTGGCCGATAACAGGCCCAAGTGGGACAACAAAGCCCAGTACATCTTAACCTGTGTGGGCTTCTGCATTGGGCTCGGTAACGTGTGGCGATTCCCTTACTTGTGTCAAAGTCATGGAGGAG GTGCCTTTTTGATTCCCTACCTGATCCTGCTGGTGCTGGAAGGAATGCCTCTCCTGCTGCTGGAGTTTGCCATCGGCCAGCGTCTCAGGAAAGGCAGCGTGGGAGTGTGGAGGGCCATCAGCCCTTATCTGACTGGTGTTG GTGTAGCCTCCATGCTGGTGTCCTTATTGATTGGACTGTACTACAACACCTTAATAGCCTGGATCTTGTGGTATCTCTTCAATTCCTTTCAAGACCCGCTGCCTTGGACCCAGTGTCCTCTCAATGACAATGGGACAG GATTTGTACCAGATTGTCAACGGAGCTCCACTGTAGATTACTATTTTTACAGAGTGACTCTTAATAGTTCGGCCTCTATAGCGGACTCTGGAGGAATCCAATGGCCCATCGTACTCTGCTTGTTAACTGCCTGGACAGTCATTGCACTCTGCTGCATAAGAGGCATCGGCACATCAGGCAAG GCAGTGTATGTCACCGCCATCCTGCCTTACATAGTGCTGGCCATCTTCCTGATCCGAGGACTGactcttaaaggtgccctgACTGGATTAAAGTTCCTCTTCACACCAGAA GTGGACGAGTTGATGAACCCAACAACTTGGCTGGATGCAGGTGCCCAGGTCTTttatgcctttggtgtggggtGGGGAGGCCTCATCTCCTTCTCAAGTTACAACCCTGTTCA CAACAACTGCATGCAAGATGCTGTGATCCTGTCGGTCGTAACTGGCCTCACCTCAATCTATGCTGCCACAGTCACCTACACGATCATCGGCTTCAGGGCCACAGAGAAATATGACAGCTGTATCAGTAA TAACATCATGACATTATTAAATGCATTTGAACTTCCTGAAGACAGCATCTCTACAAGCAACTACGACGCAGCCTTTAATCATCTCAACAGCTCCTCTCCTGATATTATTCTCGGATTGGACATCAAAATCTGTGACCTGCAGACACTTCTCAGTGAG gGAGTGGAGGGAACAGGTCTGGCCTTCATCGTGTTCACAGAAGCCATTACCCAGATGCCTGGTTCTCCAGCCTGGTCTGTCCTCTTTTTCATCATGCTTCTGTGCTTGGGTATCTCAACCCTGTTTGGCAACATTGAAGGAGTGGTGGTCCCACTGAAAGACCTGAATGTATTTCCTAAAAAATGGCCCAATGAAGCACAGACTG GAGTAACGTGTGCTGTCGCCTTCGTCATCTCCCTCCTGTTTGCGCAGCATTCAGGGATTTATTGGGTAACTCTCTTTGACAACTTTGCTGGATCTGTTCCACTTCTGACCATTGGTTTCTTTGAGATGATAGCTGTTGTATACATCTACGGCATAGACAG GTTCAATGAGGACTTGGAGTTCATGGTCGGACATAAGCCCTCCATCTTCTGGCAGGTTACATGGAGGTTCATCAGTCCTCTAATCGTTCTGGTTATTTTAGTTTTCTACCTGGTGACACGAGTCCAAGAAGAGCTCACCTACTTAGTCTGGGATCCCAACTCTGTAA AGTTCCCATCTCTGGCATCAGTACCGTACCCTTCATGGATCTATGTGATCATCTTTCTTCTGGCAGGAGTCCCCAGTCTGGCGGTGCCTGTGTATGCATTATGTAGGCTGGTCTTTGTTTGCTGTAAGAAAAAATAG
- the LOC144528800 gene encoding sodium-dependent neutral amino acid transporter B(0)AT1-like isoform X1, giving the protein MRLVLPNPGLDLRIPNYEDLDRMETEVADNRPKWDNKAQYILTCVGFCIGLGNVWRFPYLCQSHGGGAFLIPYLILLVLEGMPLLLLEFAIGQRLRKGSVGVWRAISPYLTGVGVASMLVSLLIGLYYNTLIAWILWYLFNSFQDPLPWTQCPLNDNGTGFVPDCQRSSTVDYYFYRVTLNSSASIADSGGIQWPIVLCLLTAWTVIALCCIRGIGTSGKAVYVTAILPYIVLAIFLIRGLTLKGALTGLKFLFTPEVDELMNPTTWLDAGAQVFYAFGVGWGGLISFSSYNPVHNNCMQDAVILSVVTGLTSIYAATVTYTIIGFRATEKYDSCISNNIMTLLNAFELPEDSISTSNYDAAFNHLNSSSPDIILGLDIKICDLQTLLSEGVEGTGLAFIVFTEAITQMPGSPAWSVLFFIMLLCLGISTLFGNIEGVVVPLKDLNVFPKKWPNEAQTGVTCAVAFVISLLFAQHSGIYWVTLFDNFAGSVPLLTIGFFEMIAVVYIYGIDRFNEDLEFMVGHKPSIFWQVTWRFISPLIVLVILVFYLVTRVQEELTYLVWDPNSVEFPSLASVPYPSWIYVIIFLLAGVPSLAVPVYALCRLVFVCCKKK; this is encoded by the exons ATGCGACTGGTACTTCCTAACCCAGGCCTGGATCTCCGGATCCCTAACTATGAGGACCTGGACAGGATGGAGACAGAGGTGGCCGATAACAGGCCCAAGTGGGACAACAAAGCCCAGTACATCTTAACCTGTGTGGGCTTCTGCATTGGGCTCGGTAACGTGTGGCGATTCCCTTACTTGTGTCAAAGTCATGGAGGAG GTGCCTTTTTGATTCCCTACCTGATCCTGCTGGTGCTGGAAGGAATGCCTCTCCTGCTGCTGGAGTTTGCCATCGGCCAGCGTCTCAGGAAAGGCAGCGTGGGAGTGTGGAGGGCCATCAGCCCTTATCTGACTGGTGTTG GTGTAGCCTCCATGCTGGTGTCCTTATTGATTGGACTGTACTACAACACCTTAATAGCCTGGATCTTGTGGTATCTCTTCAATTCCTTTCAAGACCCGCTGCCTTGGACCCAGTGTCCTCTCAATGACAATGGGACAG GATTTGTACCAGATTGTCAACGGAGCTCCACTGTAGATTACTATTTTTACAGAGTGACTCTTAATAGTTCGGCCTCTATAGCGGACTCTGGAGGAATCCAATGGCCCATCGTACTCTGCTTGTTAACTGCCTGGACAGTCATTGCACTCTGCTGCATAAGAGGCATCGGCACATCAGGCAAG GCAGTGTATGTCACCGCCATCCTGCCTTACATAGTGCTGGCCATCTTCCTGATCCGAGGACTGactcttaaaggtgccctgACTGGATTAAAGTTCCTCTTCACACCAGAA GTGGACGAGTTGATGAACCCAACAACTTGGCTGGATGCAGGTGCCCAGGTCTTttatgcctttggtgtggggtGGGGAGGCCTCATCTCCTTCTCAAGTTACAACCCTGTTCA CAACAACTGCATGCAAGATGCTGTGATCCTGTCGGTCGTAACTGGCCTCACCTCAATCTATGCTGCCACAGTCACCTACACGATCATCGGCTTCAGGGCCACAGAGAAATATGACAGCTGTATCAGTAA TAACATCATGACATTATTAAATGCATTTGAACTTCCTGAAGACAGCATCTCTACAAGCAACTACGACGCAGCCTTTAATCATCTCAACAGCTCCTCTCCTGATATTATTCTCGGATTGGACATCAAAATCTGTGACCTGCAGACACTTCTCAGTGAG gGAGTGGAGGGAACAGGTCTGGCCTTCATCGTGTTCACAGAAGCCATTACCCAGATGCCTGGTTCTCCAGCCTGGTCTGTCCTCTTTTTCATCATGCTTCTGTGCTTGGGTATCTCAACCCTGTTTGGCAACATTGAAGGAGTGGTGGTCCCACTGAAAGACCTGAATGTATTTCCTAAAAAATGGCCCAATGAAGCACAGACTG GAGTAACGTGTGCTGTCGCCTTCGTCATCTCCCTCCTGTTTGCGCAGCATTCAGGGATTTATTGGGTAACTCTCTTTGACAACTTTGCTGGATCTGTTCCACTTCTGACCATTGGTTTCTTTGAGATGATAGCTGTTGTATACATCTACGGCATAGACAG GTTCAATGAGGACTTGGAGTTCATGGTCGGACATAAGCCCTCCATCTTCTGGCAGGTTACATGGAGGTTCATCAGTCCTCTAATCGTTCTGGTTATTTTAGTTTTCTACCTGGTGACACGAGTCCAAGAAGAGCTCACCTACTTAGTCTGGGATCCCAACTCT GTAGAGTTCCCATCTCTGGCATCAGTACCGTACCCTTCATGGATCTATGTGATCATCTTTCTTCTGGCAGGAGTCCCCAGTCTGGCGGTGCCTGTGTATGCATTATGTAGGCTGGTCTTTGTTTGCTGTAAGAAAAAATAG
- the LOC144528793 gene encoding sodium-dependent neutral amino acid transporter B(0)AT1-like, which produces MKLKLPNPGLDNRIPSHEDLERMEKEEAGDRPKWDNKAQYLLTCVGFCVGLGNVWRFPYLCQSHGGGAFMIPFLILLVLEGIPLLHLEFAIGQRLRKGSVGVWRSINPYLTGVGIASLLVSFFVGVYYNTIMAWIMWYLYNSFQDPLPWSQCPLNANKTGVVEECARSSSVDYFWYRETLNTSTAIDEAGGLQWWMVLALLSAWTVLYVCSIRGIETTGKAVYITSTLPYLVLTIFLIRGLTLKGSLEGIKFLFTPDVKELMNPATWLDAGAQVFYSFSVAFGGLISFSSYNSIHNNCEQDAVLISIINGCTSVYSATVIYSIIGFRATQNYDDCTADNILKLINAYNYPENSITESNYNEVLIYLNKTTPAIIQGLQLQTCDMQAFLSQGVEGTGLAFIVFTEAIIKMPVSPMWAVLFFVMLFCLGLSTMFGNIEGVVVPLQDLKLLPQSWPKEVFCGLTCLISFTLGLIFTLRSGNYWLALFDNFAGSIPLLVIGFCEMIAVIYVYGIDRFNKDIEFMIGHKPNIFWQVTWRFVSPVIMVIILVFYFITQVTKSLTYLVWDEEAENFPTLEPRPFPSWIYVIIFILAGVPSLAIPVVALFKFIQRKCCKQKDYSDDTVDTISAKIQMNDKIKL; this is translated from the exons ATGAAGCTGAAGTTGCCAAACCCAGGACTGGATAACCGGATCCCCTCTCACGAGGACCTGGAGAGGATGGAGAAGGAGGAGGCAGGAGACAGGCCCAAATGGGACAACAAAGCCCAGTATCTGCTCACCTGTGTGGGCTTCTGTGTGGGACTTGGCAACGTCTGGAGGTTCCCTTACCTGTGTCAAAGCCATGGAGGAG GAGCGTTTATGATCCCATTCCTTATCCTGCTGGTCCTGGAGGGAATCCCACTGCTGCACCTGGAGTTTGCCATCGGTCAGCGTCTGAGGAAAGGCAGTGTGGGAGTGTGGAGATCAATCAATCCATACTTGACTGGAGTCG GCATCGCGTCCTTGCTTGTCTCATTTTTTGTGGGTGTTTACTACAACACCATCATGGCCTGGATCATGTGGTATCTCTACAACTCTTTTCAAGATCCTCTGCCTTGGAGCCAATGTCCTCTCAATGCTAACAAGACAG GTGTGGTGGAGGAGTGTGCTCGGAGCAGCAGTGTCGACTACTTTTGGTACAGAGAAACGCTGAACACTTCAACAGCTATCGACGAGGCTGGAGGTCTACAGTGGTGGATGGTGCTAGCCCTGCTGTCTGCCTGGACTGTGCTCTATGTCTGCAGCATCCGGGGCATTGAGACCACTGGAAAG GCTGTGTACATCACATCCACTCTGCCATACTTGGTCCTCACAATCTTCCTTATCAGAGGACTGACTCTGAAAGGATCGTTAGAGGGAATCAAGTTCCTCTTCACACCAGAT GTAAAAGAATTAATGAATCCAGCGACCTGGTTGGACGCAGGTGCTCAAGTTTTCTACTCCTTCTCTGTGGCCTTTGGAGGGCTCATCTCATTCTCCAGTTACAACTCTATTCA CAACAACTGTGAGCAGGATGCCGTTCTCATCTCCATCATCAATGGCTGCACCTCAGTGTACTCTGCCACGGTTATCTACTCCATCATCGGCTTCAGGGCCACGCAAAATTATGACGACTGCACAGCAga CAACATCTTGAAGCTGATAAATGCCTACAACTATCCTGAAAACAGCATCACAGAAAGCAACTATAATGAGGTTCTGATCTACCTCAACAAGACAACTCCAGCTATCATTCAAGGATTACAATTACAGACCTGTGACATGCAGGCTTTCCTCAGTCAG GGCGTGGAGGGAACAGGACTAGCCTTCATCGTGTTCACAGAGGCCATCATCAAAATGCCTGTTTCTCCTATGTGGGCTGTCCTCTTCTTCGTCATGCTCTTCTGCCTCGGCCTCTCGACTATGTTCGGAAACATAGAGGGAGTGGTGGTTCCTTTGCAGGACCTCAAATTGCTGCCTCAAAGTTGGCCCAAAGAAGTTTTCTGTG GTCTAACTTGCTTAATTTCTTTCACTCTTGGGCTGATCTTTACCCTGCGCTCTGGAAACTACTGGCTAGCTCTTTTTGACAACTTTGCTGGCTCTATCCCCCTTCTGGTCATCGGTTTTTGTGAAATGATCGCTGTTATATACGTCTATGGCATAGATAG GTTTAACAAGGACATTGAGTTTATGATTGGCCACAAGCCCAATATTTTCTGGCAGGTGACATGGAGGTTTGTCAGTCCAGTCATTATGGTCATCATCTTGGTTTTCTACTTTATAACCCAAGTCACCAAGAGCCTCACTTATTTGGTGTGGGACGAGGAGGCG GAGAACTTCCCCACCCTGGAACCACGCCCGTTTCCTTCCTGGATCTACGTCATCATCTTCATCCTGGCTGGAGTTCCCAGTTTAGCCATCCCAGTGGTTGCCCTCTTCAAATTCATCCAGAGGAAATGCTGCAAGCAGAAAGACTACAGTGATGACACAGTGGACACTATCTCTgccaaaatacaaatgaatgacAAAATTAAGCTTTAG